The stretch of DNA TTCGCATATTAACGAAGCTACCAGTGCTTCAGACGAAGTTTCACCAACAGTTATTATTCCATGATTTTTTAGAATGACCGCATTATTGCTTCCTAAAGCGTAAACACTGTTTTCCCCCAATCTCTTTGTCCCTGGCAATGCATATTCCGCAACGTTTATTTTACTTCCTAATAACATAACACTGTCTTCAACTAACGGCGGAATATGATCGACGATCAATGAAACTGCAGTAGAATAAATTGGATGTGTGTGAATCACTACTTTTACATCTGCTCTTGCAGCATATATTTTTAAATGCGTAGGTAACTCCGAAGAAGGATTTTTGCCCGATAAAATATTCCCCTCCAAATCTACTTCAACTATATCGTTCTCTTTCAGGGTATCATAAGGAACACCCGACGGAGTGATGTATATTTTTTCTCCATTTTTAATAGAAACATTACCCCATGTTCCTTTAACAAGTCCGAATTCATTTATTTTTTTAGTAATGTTTAAAATCTCTTCTTTTATCATAGTTTTATATTATCTCCTTCTATTTTTAATCTTTTTGGTGCCTTTATAAATATAAAAAATGCTTTTAATAATTAAACCAAACTTCAGATT from Petrotoga sp. 9PWA.NaAc.5.4 encodes:
- a CDS encoding class II aldolase/adducin family protein — its product is MIKEEILNITKKINEFGLVKGTWGNVSIKNGEKIYITPSGVPYDTLKENDIVEVDLEGNILSGKNPSSELPTHLKIYAARADVKVVIHTHPIYSTAVSLIVDHIPPLVEDSVMLLGSKINVAEYALPGTKRLGENSVYALGSNNAVILKNHGIITVGETSSEALVASLICEKTAQIFLEALKSGLKISEISSEDSSILREKYLSSYRQ